One region of Macadamia integrifolia cultivar HAES 741 chromosome 11, SCU_Mint_v3, whole genome shotgun sequence genomic DNA includes:
- the LOC122093366 gene encoding uncharacterized protein LOC122093366 — protein MCCGGKLCRLLTCLILLAVLIGLLFGFGVFKHGFNKLKSTMHYSDPVGGTSSYSLSGRPMFLGNGTPVPH, from the coding sequence ATGTGCTGTGGGGGTAAATTGTGTAGGCTACTCACGTGCTTGATACTATTGGCAGTGTTGATAGGGCTTCTCTTTGGGTTCGGAGTCTTCAAGCATGGATTCAATAAATTGAAGTCTACCATGCACTACAGCGATCCAGTGGGAGGCACCTCCTCTTATTCCTTATCGGGAAGGCCAATGTTCTTGGGCAATGGAACACCTGTTCCGCACTGA